The following is a genomic window from Pseudothermotoga thermarum DSM 5069.
CTCTCGCTTCATTTGCCTATCCGCATTCCTCTTCAAATGCTTCACACAAAGCTGGTGATCCGCTAATGGATATACCATCCTTATTATCTCCCCTAAGCCACTTAAATCGTCGCTTACTACTACCATCACCCTCTTCAAGCCACGTCTCACCAAATCCTCAAATACCTTCCCCCATTCCACCCTGCTCTCCTTACCCAAATACGTGTACAAACCGTATATGTCCTTCTTCCCCTCCATGTCTATCCCCAATACTATGTAACATACCCCATACCTTACTTTCCCTTCTTCCCTTATCTCACTGTGGTAACCATCTATTATTAGCGCAAATGCCTCACTCGGTAGCTCCCTCTCCTTGAACCATCTCAATTCTTCCTTCAACCCTTCCTTTATCCTCTCAAGCTCCTTCTCCGAGTATGGTAACCCTAACCTCTTCAAAACACTCATTATCTCAGACTCCGAAAACCCACTCGCTATCATCGATTCCAATAACTTAACATACGATTCGTCCAGCCTCTTGTACTTTTCCTTCAATAAATGTGGCCTAAAACCGCCTTTCCTCGTCCTCGGTACTTCAAGTTCCAAAATTCCATACGTGCTGTAAAGATCCCTTTCATACTTCCCGTTCCCTTTGTCCCCTTCCTCAGTCTCAAGATATATCTTTCTCTCTGAAAGCATTATCGTGTTCAAAAGCCTTTCAAACAAATCTGCAAGTGTTTCCCTTTGCTTTTGATCAGAATCATCCGCATATTCCTTAAGCAACATCTCTAAAGACCTTTTCTTGACTTGTTCAAAGTATTCCCTGTCCTCCAGAAATTTGTTCGACATACTTGACACCTCCTTATTGTACAATAATCTTACCACCAGACACAAAATTATCCGAACTCCCATGGGATTAGCCAAGCGCAGTATTACAAATGGAGAGACAGGTTTTTGGAAGCTGGTAGAAGTGCATTGGAAAGCCCAGAGAATGCCAACCAAGTTCAACAACTTGAGAAGAAGATCCAAGAGCTTGAGCAGATCATAGGTAAGCAAGCCATAGTAATAGAGACATTAAAAAAACAGTCATACAGAATGGAGGCGGAGGAGTGCGGGGTTTTAGGGATAAAGCAGGTATTTACGAGCTACAACAATCCGAAAGGGAACGCACTAACGGAGCGGTATTTTAGGACGTACAAGGAGGAGGTGGTATGGGCAGAGGGGGAGATGAGTTATATGGAATTGGTGAAGAAGACGGAGGAGTTTGAAGGATTTTACAACGGGAGTTATCCACACAGCAGTTTGGGATACAAGAGTCCGAGGGAGTATTATGAGAGCTATGAGTTTAGCGAAAGTGCGTAAAAGACTGTCTAAAAATTCGGGGAGCATTACAGGTAATTGTCCTCCAAGAAAAGGCTGCATATCAACAACAGCCAAAAACAGCCAAGCCGGGATTCCAATGATGTTGTCGTCCTTGAATATAATGTCTTTTGTTATGACTATCCCTTTTCCAAAAACGTGCCTCACCGTGGAATAATCGGATTTGTTTATCGTGTTTTGATACTTCAGCTCTATGGGTATCAGCAAGTTATCTGTTTCGCATACAAAGTCAATTTCTTTGCCCTTGTCCGAATACCAAAAGTACGGTCCGCTGTACAGGTTCAGTCCACTAATAGTATCGCTTTCTTTCAACAAATGTCTTAAGATCAACGCTTCCATAATTTTCGGCATTTCAATGGTCTTACCGCTGATTTCCATCACGACTTCTGCTATCATCCTATCAATCGGGTAAGTTTTTTCTGTTTCTTCATCCTCACCGTCTTGCTTGATATGTCCACGTAGAAGACGTTTGCAAGAATAAAGCTATAACCAAGGTATTCAAAATACTTTTGAATAGTTTCTTCACTCTGTATCCTTCCAGAAAAAACATCTTTTAAAGAATTCCATGAAAACCTTTGCCCTACGATGTCTGGTAACTTTTTGAAGATTTCCAAAACACTTGTTCGAGAACCCAAATACTTTTGTGCGTCACCTATCAAGAAATCTTGAAATGCAATCTTTGTGACCTCACCGATGCGTCCCTCTTTGAGAAAATCGGCTATCGCTTTTGGAAAGCCCCAGTTGTCGTGTATTTCAGAAAGTACTCAACAACGTGTCCATACCTTTGGGTAAAAAAAACAAATCTCTGTTGTAACCCTTTCTTCCTGGAAGTCGTTCGCTTGAGATCTTTAAATCATACGCAGACGATCCGGTTAGAACCACCAAGCAATCTTCCAAAAGTCCGATATCCACAAGGTACTTTATGCCGCTCTGCCAATCTTGAATCATCGTTATCTCGTCGATGAACATGTAAGATATCCCGCCGCTTTTTCCGTACAGTTGAAAGAAGTTCTTTATCACTTCTATTAACTCAAATCTATCCTTCAAATCATCGCAGGTTAAAAACAAAATTCTTGACGGTGGAATACCGCTTTCAAGCAATTTTTTGATGTAAAGTTTCAAGAAGGTAGTTTTTCCAACCTGTCTTGGTCCTCGAATGGTGTATTTTGAAGTAACCTTGTGCAAAGACGTTTTGTCACGAGTATGCAAATATAAATCGGTAAATATGGCCAAATTTACCGATTACGATCGGTAAAATTGGAAATCGACAACATTTCATTTGCCGTTCGAACTTGGAACATGTCACTTAATCTTTTCCTTACCCCCGTCCAAACTTTGTCGCTTTTGTCATTAGTGTCGAAATTAGAATCTGCGGTATAATTGAAGCAAATGACTAAAAGGAGATGAAAAGATGAGCAAAGTTGAGCTTTTGAAAAGACTGAGCGACAAGCCATTGAGCAGAAAAGAAACGGATTTGTTCGTCAACAGGGAAAGTGAGATGAATTTGCTGAAGGAAATAGTTGAATATCACTCTTTTGGCATCTTTGGACTTTGTGGAAGAACTGGCTCTGGAAAGACCACACTGCTCAACATGGTGTCTTCCAAAGAGGAAAAAATAGTTCCCATATCTTTGGTTTACCGTGAAAGTTCAGATTCAATTTTGTACAACATGCTTTACTCTCTTGCTGAAAATTTTTTGAAAACCAAAGGTTTGGAAAAACTTGCAAAACAAATAAAAGAATGGATTACCAAAGAAGTGTCGACGGTGAGGGGCTTTAGCCTAGGAGTTTCGCTTGTAGGTTCTGCAAACCTTGACAGTGGAAAAACGACCACCCCGCGTTTCAACATTTTCAAAGCGCACGAATATCTGAGAAAGATTTTGATCCAGGCTAAAAAAGAGTTTGGAAAGGTAGTTCTGTTGATCGACGAGCTGGACAAAGAAAAGAAAGAAGAAGTGATAAAAATTTTGGATTCTTTGAAGTTTGAACTTCTTCAAGAAGACGTGGTTACCATAGTTACTTTACCCCAAAGCATTTACAAAGAGTACATACAAGACAGGTTGAGGATGAACGGAGTGGGAAATCTTGAGAACGTTATAAAAGACGTGGTACTTATCAAAGATTTGCAAGAACATCACATCAAAGAAATGCTGATAAGAAGGTTTGACAAAGATCTAGAATGGCTTGAAGATACATCCATATTGGACGTTCTTGCGAATTTTTCCGATGGAAATCCAAGGGATGCACTTTGGATAACCCAAAAGGTTGTGATTAAACATATCAAAGACAAGAAACTAACTTATGACAGTGTAATAGAAACTATTAAAGAAGTGTCAGAGGAATTTTTGCGAATGCTTTCTCTAACCGAACTTCAAAGAAAAGCTTTAAACGTGTTGAAAGGTTTTTCTGGAACTCGTGAGGAATTTGTCAGTTTGCTGACATCAAAAGGTTTTGCACGATCCACCGCGTACGACATCTTCGAAAAATTTTTGACAAACGGGCTTTTGGTTCAAAAAGAAGGTTATGTCAAGATAACCGGGAAAATAGTTTAAACGACCTTGCAAACCCTTGTGCTATGGTTATTTCAAAGATCTTCTTGGATCAACTACGAATACTGCAAGAAACGCAAGTGAGGCTGTGGTTAAAATCAACGAGAACACGAACAAAAGTTCGTAGCCAAATCGATCGGCCACAAATCCGCAAATCAAAGGTGCAACGAACGAAACAGGTGAAAGGATAAAGTTTTGAATTCCCACATACAGTTCCTTTCTTTTGCCGGAAACCAAATCTATTGTCAAAGCCAAGCTGCTGACATTTCCTGAACTGTTGACTATTCCAAGAAAGACAAATACAAAGTAAGCAAGAAACAAATTGGTGTGGAACAACAAGATTATCGTCGCTGCTATTTGGGCAACTTTACCGATTGCAAGACTGATTTTGTGTCCGTTTTTGTCACCAAGAGGTCCCAACAAAAAAGAAGATACGGCCTGAGAAACCATAAGAACGGCTGTGAATTCTGCCGCCCTGTAGTCGGGTATGGAGAGTTTCCCGGTTATGTAAACTGCCACAAAAGCATTTGAACTTAGACCAAAAACGGTGATAGCTCTTTCTATTATGTAGTTTCGATAATTTGTATCTCTCAAGATATCTTTGATAGCCGCAATGTATTCTGAAAATCTTTTATGCGATTCGATTTTTACTTCATCGGGTGGTTCTCTGTTCAAACAAAGGAAAATGAAAGAAAGGCCAAAAGCCAGCGAAGCATAGAGAAAGCAGTATCCAAAGTTATACGGAAATCCATACCTTTGCAACAAATACCTTGCGATTGCAGATCCTCCTATGCTGGCTATGGCACCAAGACCGCTTCCCATGGCAAACACGGTGCCACGTTGTTTGGGATCTATAACCTTTTCGATCATGCTCATCCACGGGGGTCCCAAAAAACCCATCGAAAAGGTTGCAACGGCAAGCAAAAGGAGTACCAAATAAATGGCAAGCTTTTGGTTCAAGCCAGCTATGAAAAAGCTGGTCAGAGCCATGAAAAAGTACGGCAGCCTTTCACCAGCGGTAACACGAAGAACAAGATCAAGCTTTCTAGGATATCTTTCTGCATACCTGGCACCGATCAAAGCCGGCAAGCCCCATCCAAGATTTGCTATGGCAGGAACAAGACCGATTTCAAAGTTCGTTCCACCAAGGTTTTTTATGTACAAAGGAAGCAACGTGGATATAGATGCCATGGTCATTCCCACGTTGAAAAAAGCCATGTCTATCGAGTTGACGAAAAAGTTCCACTTGTAATCTTTTTCGCTCAGCTTCATGTCCAATCCCTCTACAGCCAAATAGCACTTCTAGTCTAAAACATCACTAACGGCGCAGTCAAGAACAAAGGCAATCAAACAGCAAATCAAGCATCAAACAAAAATCGATGTAGAATATGATTGATGTTAAAATTCAACGTGAAACATCAAATCGTTTTAAGGGAGGAAACAGACTTTTTATGGCCAACTTAACTGAAAAAGAAGTTTATGAAAGATCAATTTTAAGCTTTATCTCACAACTTTCATCCATTGAAAGTGTTGTTCAATTGCCAATAAAAGTGATTGTCGAGATCAAGGGAAATTTCTCAAGTGAATTTATCGCTGGTTTGAATGATATTTTGAAATCCAGAGAAAACTTTCATGGACTTGTGGATGAAAACGAATGTGAGGTCAACCTTGTTTTGGAGTATGGATATGGTTTTCCATACGTTGTCAAAATAGTTTCTAATTCTGATGAAAAAAATTACCAAAGTAAAATCGGTAACCTAAACCGCTATGTGATGGATATTCTTTACCTGATGCACATTTCAAGAATGCTCTACAAAGATTTTCAAATGGAAATGATTATGATGCAAAAGTTACAACAAGGACTAGAAAAAGAGTTTACCGATTTCGATGAAATTTAAAGGGACAGCCTATGAAACTTGGAAAAGTTTCTGAAAAGCTTTTGAAAGAAGTGATATTTAAACATACCGGTTTTAGAAGAAACGAGGTTGTTCTGCACGCCGAATACGGTGAAGACTGTGCTGCCATAGACCTTGGACAAAATCTAGCTGTTGTTACGACCGATCCTATAACTTGCGCCGATGCAAAAAGTGGTTATCTTGCAGTTCACGTGGCATGCAACGACCTTGCAGCTTGCGGTGCAAAACCTGTTGCCATTTTGACGACGATACTTTTACCACCGGAACTTGAAGAGAAAGATTTTGTCGAACTTATGGAACAAATCGACAAAGCTTGCAAAAAACTTCAAATAGAAGTTGTTGGAGGACATACAGAAGTCACCGATGTCGTTCGCAAACCTTTGATCTGTACAACAGCGATTGGCAGTGTTGAAAAAGGCAGACTTGTGAAATCTTCAAATGCCAAACCAGGTGATTGGATAGTCGTTACAAAACACGTTGCGTTGGAAGGAACAGCTATATTGGCTTACGATTTTGAAGAAATACTTTCAAAGAAATTTTCAAAGGATTTCATAGAAAACTGTAAGAAACTTTTAGAGCAAATAAGTGTTGTCGAAGAAGGGTTGATAGCTTCTCAATTGAACGTTTCTGCAATGCACGACATAACCGAAGGAGGCTTAATCGGGGCACTTTGTGAAGTTGCAAAAGCGTCGAAAGTTGGGTTTGAAGTTTATCAAGAGAAAATTCCAGTTCTTTATGAAACCAAAGCTGTATGCGAATTTCTTGATATCAATCCTTTAAAACTTATTTCCAGTGGATCAATGTTGATATGCACTTTCGAGCCGGATAAGCTTGTCGAAACGCTTGAAAAACATTCCATAAAAGCGACGGTGATAGGGAAAATCATCGAGAAAGGTTTCTACTTGGTCGATGGAGTACACAAAAGAATCATTTGCGAGGATTTAACCGACGAGATTTACAAGGTTAGAGAAAGATTTCAAAGGTGATAAACACCTTGTTGATAAAAATGCGGGGGATGCATCCCCCCGCATTTTTGTATCTATAAACTTCGTTATTGTTTTGGATAACCTACTGGTGTTATGTAGATGAGTGTGTATTTTTCAGGTATCTTGAGTACAGCTTGGGCTTGTTCTGCTCTGAATCCAGCTGTTACCACACAACCAAGTCCAAGAGCTGTTGCCTGCAGATAAAGGTTCTGTGCAGCGTGACCGACTTCTAAGTACACGTATTTTGGAGCAACATCAGGATTACCAAGCACCTGTGCTGCTTTCTCCATGTCTGCAGCTATAATAACGCTTATTGGGGCTACTCCTATTGCAGCGGATCCTGTGCGAGCAAGTTGAGCGCGTACATCGCCTTTGAGAATCTGCTTCAAAGAATGCTCAATTGCATCATATTGATAGACACCAGCTTCAAGACCCACTACACCGTTTTCAGAAACCATAACGAAAACTTCCAGTGGGTAAGCCCTTCTTCCAGAAGGCGCTGTTCTAAGCTTTTGCTCAGGTTCAGAGATTCCATATGTTGCCCACAAAAGTTGAGCAAGTTGTTGAAGTGTTAGAGGCTGATCAGTGTAGTCTCTGATAGACCTTCTCAGATAAAGAGCTCGTTCAAGAGACATTGTTCCATCAAAAGCTGGATCTGGAAGCTTGATGACTGTGGCACTTGCAATAGCTGCGAAGACAAAGATCATTACTAGAACTGCCGCAAAAACCTTTTTCACCTGTTATCCCCCCTTTAAAAATGTTGTTTGCAATTTGTGAAAAAATACACTTTTCCTGTGTATTAATATACATGAACTTTCCACTTTTGTCAAGCTATTTCTTCAGATATTCTCATAAGCCCACCATAGGCGGATTGTCCTATCTGGCAGAAAAATTTTGTCTTAGCTAAAAATCTTTAAAATATTTTTACCGCAAAAGATGTTTAACAAATAAAAACAATTTTTCATCTTTCATTAACGCGGTTATTCTTCAATTGCCAAAACAAACAATAGTTACAGAAAAATCGAGAAAAGTTTGAAAAATAAGAAGATGATTCTAAAAAATTTTTAAAATCTTCTCAAATGGCTCTCTTTGTCTTTCTCCAAACTCACGCTCCAAATGTTTCTCGTTTAAACTGTCAAAATTGCCTCGTTTCCCAACTGCTATCAAAGTTATCACAATGCCGTCGATACCAAAGATTTCCTTGACTTTCAATGGATCGTACCCTGCAACGGGGTGAGCCACCAAATTCATTCTCGTGGCTTGTACCATCAAAAAGCCTACGGAAAGTCCTGTGTCAAAAAGTGCATAATTTCGATTATCGCTGAGTTTACAGTCAAAATCCTCCTTTGTGTAGACAACTATCATTGCCGGTGCGTTTTTCATCCAATAGTTTCCACTTGTCAAACTCTCCCAAAGTTTTTCAAGCGTTTGTTTGTCGGTCACAATAATGTACCTCCAAGGTTGGTTGTTAAAACAAGAAGGTGCAAGGTGAGCCGCTTCTATCAATCTAATTAGATCTTCCTTTGGTATTGGATCACTTCTCAAACCTCTGTAAGCTCTTCTTGCCAAGATATCTGGGCTTATCTGTTTGTCCTCTTGCTTTATCCTTTTGAACTC
Proteins encoded in this region:
- a CDS encoding IS256 family transposase, which codes for MEDREYFEQVKKRSLEMLLKEYADDSDQKQRETLADLFERLLNTIMLSERKIYLETEEGDKGNGKYERDLYSTYGILELEVPRTRKGGFRPHLLKEKYKRLDESYVKLLESMIASGFSESEIMSVLKRLGLPYSEKELERIKEGLKEELRWFKERELPSEAFALIIDGYHSEIREEGKVRYGVCYIVLGIDMEGKKDIYGLYTYLGKESRVEWGKVFEDLVRRGLKRVMVVVSDDLSGLGEIIRMVYPLADHQLCVKHLKRNADRQMKREDAKGFKEGLDELKKLSYEEALGKMGKLLEKYKEEYPSFVRYLEGKKEKYVAYTKYPEELRGYIYTTNAVESINSKIERVRIKSGGYFGSVELLELSVYLHRKNLRETKWRNGIMRVKGCMYELNQMFQLRYFVQTQNSP
- a CDS encoding ATP-binding protein codes for the protein MHKVTSKYTIRGPRQVGKTTFLKLYIKKLLESGIPPSRILFLTCDDLKDRFELIEVIKNFFQLYGKSGGISYMFIDEITMIQDWQSGIKYLVDIGLLEDCLVVLTGSSAYDLKISSERLPGRKGYNRDLFFLPKGMDTLLSTF
- a CDS encoding ATP-binding protein, with translation MSKVELLKRLSDKPLSRKETDLFVNRESEMNLLKEIVEYHSFGIFGLCGRTGSGKTTLLNMVSSKEEKIVPISLVYRESSDSILYNMLYSLAENFLKTKGLEKLAKQIKEWITKEVSTVRGFSLGVSLVGSANLDSGKTTTPRFNIFKAHEYLRKILIQAKKEFGKVVLLIDELDKEKKEEVIKILDSLKFELLQEDVVTIVTLPQSIYKEYIQDRLRMNGVGNLENVIKDVVLIKDLQEHHIKEMLIRRFDKDLEWLEDTSILDVLANFSDGNPRDALWITQKVVIKHIKDKKLTYDSVIETIKEVSEEFLRMLSLTELQRKALNVLKGFSGTREEFVSLLTSKGFARSTAYDIFEKFLTNGLLVQKEGYVKITGKIV
- a CDS encoding MFS transporter encodes the protein MKLSEKDYKWNFFVNSIDMAFFNVGMTMASISTLLPLYIKNLGGTNFEIGLVPAIANLGWGLPALIGARYAERYPRKLDLVLRVTAGERLPYFFMALTSFFIAGLNQKLAIYLVLLLLAVATFSMGFLGPPWMSMIEKVIDPKQRGTVFAMGSGLGAIASIGGSAIARYLLQRYGFPYNFGYCFLYASLAFGLSFIFLCLNREPPDEVKIESHKRFSEYIAAIKDILRDTNYRNYIIERAITVFGLSSNAFVAVYITGKLSIPDYRAAEFTAVLMVSQAVSSFLLGPLGDKNGHKISLAIGKVAQIAATIILLFHTNLFLAYFVFVFLGIVNSSGNVSSLALTIDLVSGKRKELYVGIQNFILSPVSFVAPLICGFVADRFGYELLFVFSLILTTASLAFLAVFVVDPRRSLK
- a CDS encoding AIR synthase family protein, whose amino-acid sequence is MKLGKVSEKLLKEVIFKHTGFRRNEVVLHAEYGEDCAAIDLGQNLAVVTTDPITCADAKSGYLAVHVACNDLAACGAKPVAILTTILLPPELEEKDFVELMEQIDKACKKLQIEVVGGHTEVTDVVRKPLICTTAIGSVEKGRLVKSSNAKPGDWIVVTKHVALEGTAILAYDFEEILSKKFSKDFIENCKKLLEQISVVEEGLIASQLNVSAMHDITEGGLIGALCEVAKASKVGFEVYQEKIPVLYETKAVCEFLDINPLKLISSGSMLICTFEPDKLVETLEKHSIKATVIGKIIEKGFYLVDGVHKRIICEDLTDEIYKVRERFQR
- a CDS encoding SagB/ThcOx family dehydrogenase; its protein translation is MKKVFAAVLVMIFVFAAIASATVIKLPDPAFDGTMSLERALYLRRSIRDYTDQPLTLQQLAQLLWATYGISEPEQKLRTAPSGRRAYPLEVFVMVSENGVVGLEAGVYQYDAIEHSLKQILKGDVRAQLARTGSAAIGVAPISVIIAADMEKAAQVLGNPDVAPKYVYLEVGHAAQNLYLQATALGLGCVVTAGFRAEQAQAVLKIPEKYTLIYITPVGYPKQ
- a CDS encoding redoxin domain-containing protein codes for the protein MKTIPEFVLKDAYGKEFSYKNLFGDYWVIYFYPKAGTPGCSMEAIDFTSHIEEFEGKVVGISPDKQPALCRFIDSRKLKVILLSDPDKAVAGKFGVVENGKIVRSTFIVDPLGRIRKSWLKVKVPGHVKEVLEEFKRIKQEDKQISPDILARRAYRGLRSDPIPKEDLIRLIEAAHLAPSCFNNQPWRYIIVTDKQTLEKLWESLTSGNYWMKNAPAMIVVYTKEDFDCKLSDNRNYALFDTGLSVGFLMVQATRMNLVAHPVAGYDPLKVKEIFGIDGIVITLIAVGKRGNFDSLNEKHLEREFGERQREPFEKILKIF